One window from the genome of Cucumis melo cultivar AY chromosome 12, USDA_Cmelo_AY_1.0, whole genome shotgun sequence encodes:
- the LOC103486239 gene encoding mediator of RNA polymerase II transcription subunit 16 isoform X2, which translates to MTQVSNATEGEEQPQVQPLELPKVSDKTEPLPAQEEVMEKPDDSMDEDLVTPATVFRIKLKQPRSNLQHKMSVPELCRNFSAVAWCGKLNAIACASETCARIPSSNANPPFWIPIHIVIPERPTECAVFNVIADSPRDSVQFIEWSPTSCPRALLIANFHGRTTIWTQPSRGPANLVRDASCWQLEHEWRQDIAVVTKWLSGLSAYRWLSSKSNSSNSKPNFEEKFLPQQSQTSARWPNFLCVCSVFSSGSVQLHWSQWPPSQNSSPPKWFCTSKGLLGAGPSGIMAADAIITDSGAMHVAGVPIVNPSTVVVWEVTPGPGNGFQATPKTNTSNGVPAPLSPPNWSGFAPLAAYLFSWQEFLLSELKQGKKQTDQDVNDTIPLHCSPVSNFSAYVSPEAAAQSATTTTWGSGVTAVAFDPTRGGSVIAIVIVEGQYMSPYDPDEGPSISGWRVQRWESSLQPVVLHQIFGSPTASFSGQAPTQTVWLSKVDTSISPTSDFKSNQSAVSGPNSDLRKLSGAYIDKAKKVCFDPFDLPSDVRTLARIVYSAHGGEIAVAFLCGGVHVFSGPNFAPVENYQINVGPAIAAPAFSSTSCCSASVWHDVNKDCTMLRIIRVLPPAAPSNQLKANSSTWERAIAERFWWSLLVGVDWWDAVGCTQSAAEDGIVSPNSVIAVLDADFHSLPSSQHRQQYGPSLDRIKCRLLEGTNAQEVRAMVLDMQARLLLDMLGKGIESALINPSALLSEPWHASGETLSGIDPEAMAVEPALIPSIQAYVDAVLDLASHFITRLRRYASFCRTLASHAVTAGTGSNRNIVASPTPSSASPATSQGAQSSTTSTTGSTQMQAWVQGAIAKISSTTDGVTSSTPNPISGSSTFMPISINTGTFPGTPAVRLIGDCHFLHRLCQLLLFCFFFRRTQLPRYIGNSQRNADANIQKPQPAVPGKVEEINSNSVKPVQNIVKPDESQIVRASQLVTGAKGAEEGLAGRSRIGTGNAGQGYTSEEVKVLFLILIDLCRRTASLPHPLPVSQVGSSNIQVRLHYIDGNYTVLPEVVEASLGPHMQNMPRPRGADAAGLLLRELELHPPAEEWHRRNMYGGPWSDVDDLGPNDDSSKLSNSSDPLDLNSLENCNVYYGANGLWPRKRRMSERDAAFGLNTSIGLGAFLGIMGSRRDVVTAVWKTGLEGVWYKCMRCLRQTSAFASPGATNDTTQNERETWWISRWAYGCPMCGGTWVRVV; encoded by the exons ATGACTCAAGTTTCCAACGCTACGGAAGGGGAGGAACAACCCCAGGTTCAGCCTTTGGAGCTTCCCAAAGTGTCCGACAAAACTGAACCTTTGCCTGCTCAGGAGGAGGTTATGGAAAAGCCTGATGATTCAATGGACGAGGACTTGGTCACTCCTGCTACTGTTTTTCGAATTAAGCTTAAGCAGCCAAGATCCAATTTGCAGCATAAAATGAGCGTTCCTGAACTCTGTCGCAATTTTAG TGCTGTTGCTTGGTGTGGCAAGTTGAATGCTATTGCCTGTGCATCCGAGACATGTGCGAGAATTCCGAG TTCCAACGCAAACCCACCGTTTTGGATCCCCATTCACATTGTGATTCCAGAGCGACCGACAGAGTGTGCTGTGTTCAATGTCATTGCAG ACTCTCCTCGGGATTCTGTTCAATTTATTGAATGGTCCCCGACTTCCTGTCCACGTGCTTTGCTAATAGCTAATTTCCATGGGAGGACAACTATTTGGACCCAGCCTTCTCGA GGTCCAGCTAACCTTGTTCGGGATGCTAGCTGCTGGCAGCTTGAGCATGAATGGCGACAGGATATTGCAGTTGTTACAAAGTGGCTGTCAGGGTTGTCTGCA TATAGGTGGCTTTCGTCAAAATCCAACTCATCAAATTCCAAGCCAAATTTTGAGGAAAAATTTCTTCCACAGCAGTCACAAACGTCAG CTAGGTGGCCAAATTTTCTTTGCGTTTGTTCAGTTTTCTCTTCAGGCTCTGTTCAACTTCATTGGTCCCAGTGGCCTCCTAGTCAAAATAGCTCACCACCAAAATGGTTCTGCACAAGCAAAGGACTTTTGGGTGCTGGACCAAGTGGAATCATGGCTGCTGATGCTATCATAACAGATAGTGGTGCCATGCACGTGGCAGGAGTTCCAATTGTAAATCCATCCACTGTTGTTGTCTGGGAGGTTACTCCTGGCCCTGGAAATGGGTTTCAGGCCACCCCGAAGACAAACACAAGCAATGGGGTCCCTGCCCCACTCAGTCCTCCTAATTGGTCTGGTTTTGCCCCATTGGCTGCATATCTTTTTAGCTGGCAAGAGTTTTTATTATCTGAGTTAAAGCAAGGAAAAAAGCAGACAGATCAAGATGTTAATGATACTATTCCACTTCATTGTTCACCAGTTTCTAATTTTTCTGCATATGTCTCCCCTGAGGCTGCGGCTCAATCTGCCACAACTACTACATGGGGTTCTGGAGTTACTGCTGTTGCCTTTGACCCAACTCGGGGTGGCTCTGTTATAGCGATTGTTATAGTTGAGG GACAGTACATGTCTCCTTATGATCCAGATGAAGGTCCTTCAATTTCTGGTTGGAGAGTACAACGCTGGGAATCCTCACTTCAGCCTGTTGTTCTCCATCAAATTTTTGGAAGTCCCACTGCCAGCTTCAGTGGTCAGGCACCCACGCAAACAGTTTGGTTATCTAAAGTGGACACAAGCATTTCACCAACTAGCGATTTTAAATCTAATCAATCAGCAGTATCGGGGCCAAACTCTGATCTGCGGAAGCTGTCTGGGGCTTATATTGATAAggcaaaaaaagtttgttttgaTCCATTTGATCTTCCCAGTGATGTCAGAACACTTGCTCGAATAGTGTATTCTGCTCATGGTGGTGAGATTGCTGTTGCTTTTCTCTGTGGTGGGGTGCATGTTTTCTCTGGTCCGAACTTCGCTCCTGTTGAGAACTACCAGATCAATGTTGGACCAGCCATTGCTGCCCCTGCTTTTTCTTCCACTAGCTGCTGTTCAGCATCTGTTTGGCATGATGTAAATAAGGACTGCACCATGTTGAGGATCATTCGTGTTCTTCCTCCTGCAGCTCCTAGCAATCAGCTGAAGGCAAACTCTTCAACTTGGGAGCGTGCAATTGCTGAAAG ATTTTGGTGGAGCCTTCTTGTTGGTGTTGATTGGTGGGATGCTGTTGGCTGTACACAGAGTGCTGCTGAAGATGGCATTG TTTCTCCAAATAGCGTCATAGCAGTTTTGGATGCTGATTTTCATTCACTTCCTTCTAGCCAGCACAGGCAGCAGTATGGTCCT AGCTTGGACAGGATAAAATGCAGATTGTTGGAAGGCACTAATGCCCAAGAAGTCAGGGCAATGGTTTTAGATATGCAAGCAAGGTTGTTACTGGATATGTTGGGTAAAGGAATTGAATCTGCTTTAATAAACCCATCTGCTTTACTATCTGAGCCATGGCATGCATCTGGTGAAACATTATCTGGCATTGATCCCGAAGCAATGGCTGTAGAACCAGCACTGATTCCCAGCATTCAG GCTTATGTTGATGCTGTGCTTGATCTTGCTTCACATTTCATTACACGTTTGCGACGTTATGCTAGTTTCTGCCGCACTTTGGCAAGTCATGCTGTTACAGCTGGAACTGGTAGCAACCGTAATATAGTGGCTAGTCCTACTCCGAGTTCTGCATCTCCTGCAACAAGCCAGG GTGCTCAAAGCAGTACAACAAGTACTACAGGAAGCACCCAGATGCAAGCTTGGGTACAAGGGGCAATTGCCAAGATTAGCAGCACAACTGATGGAGTAACCAGTTCAACACCAAACCCGATTAGTGGTTCATCAACCTTTATGCCAATAAGCATCAACACTGGAACTTTTCCTGGAACCCCAGCTGTCCGACTTATTGGGGACTGCCATTTCTTACACCGATTATGCCAACTTTTGctcttttgtttcttctttcGCCGAACTCAGCTTCCCCGTTATATTGGTAATTCACAAAGAAATGCTGATGCAAACATCCAAAAACCTCAACCTGCTGTTCCTGGAAAAGTGGAAGAGATCAACTCCAATTCTGTCAAGCCTGTGCAAAATATAGTTAAGCCTGATGAAAGTCAAATAGTTCGAGCTAGTCAGCTTGTAACTGGAGCTAAAGGTGCTGAAGAAGGGCTTGCTGGTAGGTCAAGAATTGGTACAGGCAATGCTGGTCAAGGATATACTTCTGAGGAG GTGAAAGTCCTCTTCCTCATACTTATAGATCTCTGCCGCCGTACTGCTAGTCTTCCACATCCATTACCTGTTTCCCAGGTTGGGAGTAGTAATATCCAAGTGCGTCTGCATTACATTGATGGCAACTATACTGTATTACCCGAAGTTGTGGAAGCTTCTCTTGGTCCACATATGCAG AATATGCCCCGGCCTAGAGGTGCAGATGCTGCTGGTCTGTTGCTACGGGAATTAGAACTCCACCCTCCAGCTGAAGAATGGCACAGGCGGAATATGTATGGTGGGCCTTGGTCTGATGTAGATGACCTGGGTCCCAATGACGATAGTTCTAAGCTTAGTAATTCATCAGATCCTCTTGATCTCAACTCATTGGAAAATTGCAATGTTTATTATGGAGCTAATGGTTTGTGGCCTAGGAAGCGTAGGATGTCTGAAAGAGATGCTGCTTTTGGCTTGAATACGTCCATTGGCCTTGGAGCATTCCTAGGCATAATGGGATCTCGTAGAGATGTTGTGACTGCTGTCTGGAAGACTGGTCTCGAAGGGGTTTGGTATAAG TGTATGAGATGTTTGAGGCAGACATCAGCTTTTGCTTCACCTGGTGCTACTAATGATACTACTCAAAACGAGAGGGAGACTTGGTGGATTAGCCGGTGGGCTTATGGATGCCCAATGTGTGGTGGAACATGGGTTCGAGTTGTATAG
- the LOC103486239 gene encoding mediator of RNA polymerase II transcription subunit 16 isoform X1 has protein sequence MTQVSNATEGEEQPQVQPLELPKVSDKTEPLPAQEEVMEKPDDSMDEDLVTPATVFRIKLKQPRSNLQHKMSVPELCRNFSAVAWCGKLNAIACASETCARIPSSNANPPFWIPIHIVIPERPTECAVFNVIADSPRDSVQFIEWSPTSCPRALLIANFHGRTTIWTQPSRGPANLVRDASCWQLEHEWRQDIAVVTKWLSGLSAYRWLSSKSNSSNSKPNFEEKFLPQQSQTSGCSKFKSFSSRWPNFLCVCSVFSSGSVQLHWSQWPPSQNSSPPKWFCTSKGLLGAGPSGIMAADAIITDSGAMHVAGVPIVNPSTVVVWEVTPGPGNGFQATPKTNTSNGVPAPLSPPNWSGFAPLAAYLFSWQEFLLSELKQGKKQTDQDVNDTIPLHCSPVSNFSAYVSPEAAAQSATTTTWGSGVTAVAFDPTRGGSVIAIVIVEGQYMSPYDPDEGPSISGWRVQRWESSLQPVVLHQIFGSPTASFSGQAPTQTVWLSKVDTSISPTSDFKSNQSAVSGPNSDLRKLSGAYIDKAKKVCFDPFDLPSDVRTLARIVYSAHGGEIAVAFLCGGVHVFSGPNFAPVENYQINVGPAIAAPAFSSTSCCSASVWHDVNKDCTMLRIIRVLPPAAPSNQLKANSSTWERAIAERFWWSLLVGVDWWDAVGCTQSAAEDGIVSPNSVIAVLDADFHSLPSSQHRQQYGPSLDRIKCRLLEGTNAQEVRAMVLDMQARLLLDMLGKGIESALINPSALLSEPWHASGETLSGIDPEAMAVEPALIPSIQAYVDAVLDLASHFITRLRRYASFCRTLASHAVTAGTGSNRNIVASPTPSSASPATSQGAQSSTTSTTGSTQMQAWVQGAIAKISSTTDGVTSSTPNPISGSSTFMPISINTGTFPGTPAVRLIGDCHFLHRLCQLLLFCFFFRRTQLPRYIGNSQRNADANIQKPQPAVPGKVEEINSNSVKPVQNIVKPDESQIVRASQLVTGAKGAEEGLAGRSRIGTGNAGQGYTSEEVKVLFLILIDLCRRTASLPHPLPVSQVGSSNIQVRLHYIDGNYTVLPEVVEASLGPHMQNMPRPRGADAAGLLLRELELHPPAEEWHRRNMYGGPWSDVDDLGPNDDSSKLSNSSDPLDLNSLENCNVYYGANGLWPRKRRMSERDAAFGLNTSIGLGAFLGIMGSRRDVVTAVWKTGLEGVWYKCMRCLRQTSAFASPGATNDTTQNERETWWISRWAYGCPMCGGTWVRVV, from the exons ATGACTCAAGTTTCCAACGCTACGGAAGGGGAGGAACAACCCCAGGTTCAGCCTTTGGAGCTTCCCAAAGTGTCCGACAAAACTGAACCTTTGCCTGCTCAGGAGGAGGTTATGGAAAAGCCTGATGATTCAATGGACGAGGACTTGGTCACTCCTGCTACTGTTTTTCGAATTAAGCTTAAGCAGCCAAGATCCAATTTGCAGCATAAAATGAGCGTTCCTGAACTCTGTCGCAATTTTAG TGCTGTTGCTTGGTGTGGCAAGTTGAATGCTATTGCCTGTGCATCCGAGACATGTGCGAGAATTCCGAG TTCCAACGCAAACCCACCGTTTTGGATCCCCATTCACATTGTGATTCCAGAGCGACCGACAGAGTGTGCTGTGTTCAATGTCATTGCAG ACTCTCCTCGGGATTCTGTTCAATTTATTGAATGGTCCCCGACTTCCTGTCCACGTGCTTTGCTAATAGCTAATTTCCATGGGAGGACAACTATTTGGACCCAGCCTTCTCGA GGTCCAGCTAACCTTGTTCGGGATGCTAGCTGCTGGCAGCTTGAGCATGAATGGCGACAGGATATTGCAGTTGTTACAAAGTGGCTGTCAGGGTTGTCTGCA TATAGGTGGCTTTCGTCAAAATCCAACTCATCAAATTCCAAGCCAAATTTTGAGGAAAAATTTCTTCCACAGCAGTCACAAACGTCAGGTTGTTCCAAATTTAAATCTTTTTCGT CTAGGTGGCCAAATTTTCTTTGCGTTTGTTCAGTTTTCTCTTCAGGCTCTGTTCAACTTCATTGGTCCCAGTGGCCTCCTAGTCAAAATAGCTCACCACCAAAATGGTTCTGCACAAGCAAAGGACTTTTGGGTGCTGGACCAAGTGGAATCATGGCTGCTGATGCTATCATAACAGATAGTGGTGCCATGCACGTGGCAGGAGTTCCAATTGTAAATCCATCCACTGTTGTTGTCTGGGAGGTTACTCCTGGCCCTGGAAATGGGTTTCAGGCCACCCCGAAGACAAACACAAGCAATGGGGTCCCTGCCCCACTCAGTCCTCCTAATTGGTCTGGTTTTGCCCCATTGGCTGCATATCTTTTTAGCTGGCAAGAGTTTTTATTATCTGAGTTAAAGCAAGGAAAAAAGCAGACAGATCAAGATGTTAATGATACTATTCCACTTCATTGTTCACCAGTTTCTAATTTTTCTGCATATGTCTCCCCTGAGGCTGCGGCTCAATCTGCCACAACTACTACATGGGGTTCTGGAGTTACTGCTGTTGCCTTTGACCCAACTCGGGGTGGCTCTGTTATAGCGATTGTTATAGTTGAGG GACAGTACATGTCTCCTTATGATCCAGATGAAGGTCCTTCAATTTCTGGTTGGAGAGTACAACGCTGGGAATCCTCACTTCAGCCTGTTGTTCTCCATCAAATTTTTGGAAGTCCCACTGCCAGCTTCAGTGGTCAGGCACCCACGCAAACAGTTTGGTTATCTAAAGTGGACACAAGCATTTCACCAACTAGCGATTTTAAATCTAATCAATCAGCAGTATCGGGGCCAAACTCTGATCTGCGGAAGCTGTCTGGGGCTTATATTGATAAggcaaaaaaagtttgttttgaTCCATTTGATCTTCCCAGTGATGTCAGAACACTTGCTCGAATAGTGTATTCTGCTCATGGTGGTGAGATTGCTGTTGCTTTTCTCTGTGGTGGGGTGCATGTTTTCTCTGGTCCGAACTTCGCTCCTGTTGAGAACTACCAGATCAATGTTGGACCAGCCATTGCTGCCCCTGCTTTTTCTTCCACTAGCTGCTGTTCAGCATCTGTTTGGCATGATGTAAATAAGGACTGCACCATGTTGAGGATCATTCGTGTTCTTCCTCCTGCAGCTCCTAGCAATCAGCTGAAGGCAAACTCTTCAACTTGGGAGCGTGCAATTGCTGAAAG ATTTTGGTGGAGCCTTCTTGTTGGTGTTGATTGGTGGGATGCTGTTGGCTGTACACAGAGTGCTGCTGAAGATGGCATTG TTTCTCCAAATAGCGTCATAGCAGTTTTGGATGCTGATTTTCATTCACTTCCTTCTAGCCAGCACAGGCAGCAGTATGGTCCT AGCTTGGACAGGATAAAATGCAGATTGTTGGAAGGCACTAATGCCCAAGAAGTCAGGGCAATGGTTTTAGATATGCAAGCAAGGTTGTTACTGGATATGTTGGGTAAAGGAATTGAATCTGCTTTAATAAACCCATCTGCTTTACTATCTGAGCCATGGCATGCATCTGGTGAAACATTATCTGGCATTGATCCCGAAGCAATGGCTGTAGAACCAGCACTGATTCCCAGCATTCAG GCTTATGTTGATGCTGTGCTTGATCTTGCTTCACATTTCATTACACGTTTGCGACGTTATGCTAGTTTCTGCCGCACTTTGGCAAGTCATGCTGTTACAGCTGGAACTGGTAGCAACCGTAATATAGTGGCTAGTCCTACTCCGAGTTCTGCATCTCCTGCAACAAGCCAGG GTGCTCAAAGCAGTACAACAAGTACTACAGGAAGCACCCAGATGCAAGCTTGGGTACAAGGGGCAATTGCCAAGATTAGCAGCACAACTGATGGAGTAACCAGTTCAACACCAAACCCGATTAGTGGTTCATCAACCTTTATGCCAATAAGCATCAACACTGGAACTTTTCCTGGAACCCCAGCTGTCCGACTTATTGGGGACTGCCATTTCTTACACCGATTATGCCAACTTTTGctcttttgtttcttctttcGCCGAACTCAGCTTCCCCGTTATATTGGTAATTCACAAAGAAATGCTGATGCAAACATCCAAAAACCTCAACCTGCTGTTCCTGGAAAAGTGGAAGAGATCAACTCCAATTCTGTCAAGCCTGTGCAAAATATAGTTAAGCCTGATGAAAGTCAAATAGTTCGAGCTAGTCAGCTTGTAACTGGAGCTAAAGGTGCTGAAGAAGGGCTTGCTGGTAGGTCAAGAATTGGTACAGGCAATGCTGGTCAAGGATATACTTCTGAGGAG GTGAAAGTCCTCTTCCTCATACTTATAGATCTCTGCCGCCGTACTGCTAGTCTTCCACATCCATTACCTGTTTCCCAGGTTGGGAGTAGTAATATCCAAGTGCGTCTGCATTACATTGATGGCAACTATACTGTATTACCCGAAGTTGTGGAAGCTTCTCTTGGTCCACATATGCAG AATATGCCCCGGCCTAGAGGTGCAGATGCTGCTGGTCTGTTGCTACGGGAATTAGAACTCCACCCTCCAGCTGAAGAATGGCACAGGCGGAATATGTATGGTGGGCCTTGGTCTGATGTAGATGACCTGGGTCCCAATGACGATAGTTCTAAGCTTAGTAATTCATCAGATCCTCTTGATCTCAACTCATTGGAAAATTGCAATGTTTATTATGGAGCTAATGGTTTGTGGCCTAGGAAGCGTAGGATGTCTGAAAGAGATGCTGCTTTTGGCTTGAATACGTCCATTGGCCTTGGAGCATTCCTAGGCATAATGGGATCTCGTAGAGATGTTGTGACTGCTGTCTGGAAGACTGGTCTCGAAGGGGTTTGGTATAAG TGTATGAGATGTTTGAGGCAGACATCAGCTTTTGCTTCACCTGGTGCTACTAATGATACTACTCAAAACGAGAGGGAGACTTGGTGGATTAGCCGGTGGGCTTATGGATGCCCAATGTGTGGTGGAACATGGGTTCGAGTTGTATAG
- the LOC103486239 gene encoding mediator of RNA polymerase II transcription subunit 16 isoform X3, producing MGGQLFGPSLLEVQLTLFGMLAAGSLSMNGDRILQLLQSGCQGCLQWLSSKSNSSNSKPNFEEKFLPQQSQTSGCSKFKSFSSRWPNFLCVCSVFSSGSVQLHWSQWPPSQNSSPPKWFCTSKGLLGAGPSGIMAADAIITDSGAMHVAGVPIVNPSTVVVWEVTPGPGNGFQATPKTNTSNGVPAPLSPPNWSGFAPLAAYLFSWQEFLLSELKQGKKQTDQDVNDTIPLHCSPVSNFSAYVSPEAAAQSATTTTWGSGVTAVAFDPTRGGSVIAIVIVEGQYMSPYDPDEGPSISGWRVQRWESSLQPVVLHQIFGSPTASFSGQAPTQTVWLSKVDTSISPTSDFKSNQSAVSGPNSDLRKLSGAYIDKAKKVCFDPFDLPSDVRTLARIVYSAHGGEIAVAFLCGGVHVFSGPNFAPVENYQINVGPAIAAPAFSSTSCCSASVWHDVNKDCTMLRIIRVLPPAAPSNQLKANSSTWERAIAERFWWSLLVGVDWWDAVGCTQSAAEDGIVSPNSVIAVLDADFHSLPSSQHRQQYGPSLDRIKCRLLEGTNAQEVRAMVLDMQARLLLDMLGKGIESALINPSALLSEPWHASGETLSGIDPEAMAVEPALIPSIQAYVDAVLDLASHFITRLRRYASFCRTLASHAVTAGTGSNRNIVASPTPSSASPATSQGAQSSTTSTTGSTQMQAWVQGAIAKISSTTDGVTSSTPNPISGSSTFMPISINTGTFPGTPAVRLIGDCHFLHRLCQLLLFCFFFRRTQLPRYIGNSQRNADANIQKPQPAVPGKVEEINSNSVKPVQNIVKPDESQIVRASQLVTGAKGAEEGLAGRSRIGTGNAGQGYTSEEVKVLFLILIDLCRRTASLPHPLPVSQVGSSNIQVRLHYIDGNYTVLPEVVEASLGPHMQNMPRPRGADAAGLLLRELELHPPAEEWHRRNMYGGPWSDVDDLGPNDDSSKLSNSSDPLDLNSLENCNVYYGANGLWPRKRRMSERDAAFGLNTSIGLGAFLGIMGSRRDVVTAVWKTGLEGVWYKCMRCLRQTSAFASPGATNDTTQNERETWWISRWAYGCPMCGGTWVRVV from the exons ATGGGAGGACAACTATTTGGACCCAGCCTTCTCGA GGTCCAGCTAACCTTGTTCGGGATGCTAGCTGCTGGCAGCTTGAGCATGAATGGCGACAGGATATTGCAGTTGTTACAAAGTGGCTGTCAGGGTTGTCTGCA GTGGCTTTCGTCAAAATCCAACTCATCAAATTCCAAGCCAAATTTTGAGGAAAAATTTCTTCCACAGCAGTCACAAACGTCAGGTTGTTCCAAATTTAAATCTTTTTCGT CTAGGTGGCCAAATTTTCTTTGCGTTTGTTCAGTTTTCTCTTCAGGCTCTGTTCAACTTCATTGGTCCCAGTGGCCTCCTAGTCAAAATAGCTCACCACCAAAATGGTTCTGCACAAGCAAAGGACTTTTGGGTGCTGGACCAAGTGGAATCATGGCTGCTGATGCTATCATAACAGATAGTGGTGCCATGCACGTGGCAGGAGTTCCAATTGTAAATCCATCCACTGTTGTTGTCTGGGAGGTTACTCCTGGCCCTGGAAATGGGTTTCAGGCCACCCCGAAGACAAACACAAGCAATGGGGTCCCTGCCCCACTCAGTCCTCCTAATTGGTCTGGTTTTGCCCCATTGGCTGCATATCTTTTTAGCTGGCAAGAGTTTTTATTATCTGAGTTAAAGCAAGGAAAAAAGCAGACAGATCAAGATGTTAATGATACTATTCCACTTCATTGTTCACCAGTTTCTAATTTTTCTGCATATGTCTCCCCTGAGGCTGCGGCTCAATCTGCCACAACTACTACATGGGGTTCTGGAGTTACTGCTGTTGCCTTTGACCCAACTCGGGGTGGCTCTGTTATAGCGATTGTTATAGTTGAGG GACAGTACATGTCTCCTTATGATCCAGATGAAGGTCCTTCAATTTCTGGTTGGAGAGTACAACGCTGGGAATCCTCACTTCAGCCTGTTGTTCTCCATCAAATTTTTGGAAGTCCCACTGCCAGCTTCAGTGGTCAGGCACCCACGCAAACAGTTTGGTTATCTAAAGTGGACACAAGCATTTCACCAACTAGCGATTTTAAATCTAATCAATCAGCAGTATCGGGGCCAAACTCTGATCTGCGGAAGCTGTCTGGGGCTTATATTGATAAggcaaaaaaagtttgttttgaTCCATTTGATCTTCCCAGTGATGTCAGAACACTTGCTCGAATAGTGTATTCTGCTCATGGTGGTGAGATTGCTGTTGCTTTTCTCTGTGGTGGGGTGCATGTTTTCTCTGGTCCGAACTTCGCTCCTGTTGAGAACTACCAGATCAATGTTGGACCAGCCATTGCTGCCCCTGCTTTTTCTTCCACTAGCTGCTGTTCAGCATCTGTTTGGCATGATGTAAATAAGGACTGCACCATGTTGAGGATCATTCGTGTTCTTCCTCCTGCAGCTCCTAGCAATCAGCTGAAGGCAAACTCTTCAACTTGGGAGCGTGCAATTGCTGAAAG ATTTTGGTGGAGCCTTCTTGTTGGTGTTGATTGGTGGGATGCTGTTGGCTGTACACAGAGTGCTGCTGAAGATGGCATTG TTTCTCCAAATAGCGTCATAGCAGTTTTGGATGCTGATTTTCATTCACTTCCTTCTAGCCAGCACAGGCAGCAGTATGGTCCT AGCTTGGACAGGATAAAATGCAGATTGTTGGAAGGCACTAATGCCCAAGAAGTCAGGGCAATGGTTTTAGATATGCAAGCAAGGTTGTTACTGGATATGTTGGGTAAAGGAATTGAATCTGCTTTAATAAACCCATCTGCTTTACTATCTGAGCCATGGCATGCATCTGGTGAAACATTATCTGGCATTGATCCCGAAGCAATGGCTGTAGAACCAGCACTGATTCCCAGCATTCAG GCTTATGTTGATGCTGTGCTTGATCTTGCTTCACATTTCATTACACGTTTGCGACGTTATGCTAGTTTCTGCCGCACTTTGGCAAGTCATGCTGTTACAGCTGGAACTGGTAGCAACCGTAATATAGTGGCTAGTCCTACTCCGAGTTCTGCATCTCCTGCAACAAGCCAGG GTGCTCAAAGCAGTACAACAAGTACTACAGGAAGCACCCAGATGCAAGCTTGGGTACAAGGGGCAATTGCCAAGATTAGCAGCACAACTGATGGAGTAACCAGTTCAACACCAAACCCGATTAGTGGTTCATCAACCTTTATGCCAATAAGCATCAACACTGGAACTTTTCCTGGAACCCCAGCTGTCCGACTTATTGGGGACTGCCATTTCTTACACCGATTATGCCAACTTTTGctcttttgtttcttctttcGCCGAACTCAGCTTCCCCGTTATATTGGTAATTCACAAAGAAATGCTGATGCAAACATCCAAAAACCTCAACCTGCTGTTCCTGGAAAAGTGGAAGAGATCAACTCCAATTCTGTCAAGCCTGTGCAAAATATAGTTAAGCCTGATGAAAGTCAAATAGTTCGAGCTAGTCAGCTTGTAACTGGAGCTAAAGGTGCTGAAGAAGGGCTTGCTGGTAGGTCAAGAATTGGTACAGGCAATGCTGGTCAAGGATATACTTCTGAGGAG GTGAAAGTCCTCTTCCTCATACTTATAGATCTCTGCCGCCGTACTGCTAGTCTTCCACATCCATTACCTGTTTCCCAGGTTGGGAGTAGTAATATCCAAGTGCGTCTGCATTACATTGATGGCAACTATACTGTATTACCCGAAGTTGTGGAAGCTTCTCTTGGTCCACATATGCAG AATATGCCCCGGCCTAGAGGTGCAGATGCTGCTGGTCTGTTGCTACGGGAATTAGAACTCCACCCTCCAGCTGAAGAATGGCACAGGCGGAATATGTATGGTGGGCCTTGGTCTGATGTAGATGACCTGGGTCCCAATGACGATAGTTCTAAGCTTAGTAATTCATCAGATCCTCTTGATCTCAACTCATTGGAAAATTGCAATGTTTATTATGGAGCTAATGGTTTGTGGCCTAGGAAGCGTAGGATGTCTGAAAGAGATGCTGCTTTTGGCTTGAATACGTCCATTGGCCTTGGAGCATTCCTAGGCATAATGGGATCTCGTAGAGATGTTGTGACTGCTGTCTGGAAGACTGGTCTCGAAGGGGTTTGGTATAAG TGTATGAGATGTTTGAGGCAGACATCAGCTTTTGCTTCACCTGGTGCTACTAATGATACTACTCAAAACGAGAGGGAGACTTGGTGGATTAGCCGGTGGGCTTATGGATGCCCAATGTGTGGTGGAACATGGGTTCGAGTTGTATAG